A region of Plectropomus leopardus isolate mb chromosome 16, YSFRI_Pleo_2.0, whole genome shotgun sequence DNA encodes the following proteins:
- the mep1a.2 gene encoding meprin A subunit alpha codes for MGSGDSLRKIAALIGIFVVLKVQAVPTLSGGDADAGELRDDILEINRGLNHLFEGDIASDPSRNAILDQTKRWKFPIPYILTDSLELNAKGVILQAFEEYRLRSCVDFKPYEGESSYVSFTKLSGCWSYVGDDKKGQNVSIGDRCDTKSIVQHELLHALGFYHEQSRSDRDNYVKIWWDQIVEGMEHNFNKYNDDFITDLNTPYDYESIMHYRPFSFNKNESIPTITTTIPYFNEVIGQRLDFSAVDITRLNRMYDCANTHTLLDQCSFELINICGMIQNEKDNADWVHTLSSPADTDHTLAGRCRDSGYFMKFDTSTGAAGSSASLESRILYPKRDEQCLQFFYKMTGAAGDKLVIWIKTDDGTGTVNSVRKIHTITGSGDDAWKIAHVTLKVTEKFRYFFQGIRGSSNSSGAILIDDITLTETVCPSTVWQIHNFTGVLATTTPGTQLRSKCFYNSEGYSFGISVYPNGRLTDYPDYVGMTFHLCSGENDAVMQWPAQNRQATIVAMDQDPDVKLRMSNTRSFTTDTNPIWNRPTATSGAVYDASGEIYRSQDFGWSTFMSHKHLHRRSFLKNDDLIITADFNDLTHLIKTEVPVKPATTSDDITDEKPINEVEMKPAAPKRREARAAANPCLPNPCFNRGVCLESEGKATCRCASSQTTYFTGKRCEDVNIHRGILGALIGGAAGTVVLTLAIFTIIRKAQ; via the exons GGTTGAACCACCTGTTTGAGGGAGATATTGCAAGTGAT CCCAGCAGGAATGCAATCCTGGACCAAACAAAAAGATGGAAGTTTCCCATCCCCTATATCCTAACTGATTCTTTAG AACTGAATGCTAAAGGCGTGATCCTGCAGGCTTTTGAGGAATACCGTTTGAGATCCTGCGTGGACTTCAAGCCCTATGAGGGAGAGAGCAGCTATGTCTCCTTCACCAAGCTGTCTGG ATGCTGGTCATATGTCGGAGATGATAAGAAAGGCCAGAATGTGTCCATTGGGGACAGGTGTGACACCAAGTCGATTGTGCAGCATGAGCTCCTCCATGCTCTGGGCTTTTACCACGAACAGTCGAGATCAGACAGAGACAACTATGTCAAAATCTGGTGGGACCAGATTGTAGAAG GCATGGAGCACAATTTCAATAAGTATAACGATGACTTCATCACTGATCTGAACACACCGTATGATTATGAGTCCATCATGCACTACCGGCCATTCTCTTTCAACAAGAACGAAAGCATCCCCACAATCACCACCACCATACCCTACTTTAATGAGGTCATTGGCCAGCGGCTGGATTTCAGTGCTGTAGACATTACCAGGCTCAACCGCATGTACGACTGTG caaacacacacaccctgttgGACCAGTGCTCCTTTGAGCTGATCAACATCTGTGGAATGATCCAGAATGAGAAAGACAATGCAGACTGGGTCCATACACTGAGCAGTCCGGCTGATACAGACCACACCCTGGCAGGGCGCTGCAGAG ATTCTGGCTACTTCATGAAGTTTGACACATCTACGGGTGCAGCTGGAAGCAGCGCCTCGCTGGAGTCACGTATCCTTTACCCCAAGAGAGACGAGCAGTGCCTGCAATTCTTCTACAAGATGACCGGAGCAGCCGGGGACAAACTGGTGATATGGATCAAGACTGATGATGGGACAGGGACTGTGAACAGTGTCAGGAAGATCCACACTATTacag GTAGTGGAGATGATGCGTGGAAAATAGCCCATGTGACTCTCAAGGTGACAGAAAAGTTCCGCTATTTCTTCCAAGGCATCAGAGGATCATCCAACTCCTCGGGTGCCATCTTAATCGATGACATCACTCTTACTGAGACTGTTTGCCCCAGTACCGTGTGGCAAATCCACAACTTCACTGGCGTTCTTGCCACTACAACCCCCGGCACTCAGCTGAGAAGCAAGTGCTTCTACAACTCGGAGGGCTACTCATTTGGCATCAGTGTTTACCCAAATGGAAGACTCACTGACTACCCAGACTATGTTGGTATGACCTTTCACCTCTGCAGCGGGGAAAATGATGCAGTGATGCAGTGGCCAGCCCAAAACAGGCAGGCCACCATTGTTGCCATGGACCAGGACCCTGACGTAAAACTGAGGATGTCTAATACAAGAAGCTTCACCACAG ACACTAATCCCATCTGGAACAGACCAACAGCTACGTCAGGAGCAGTGTATGATGCCAGCGGTGAGATTTACCGCAGTCAAGACTTTGGCTGGAGCACATTCATGTCCCACAAGCACCTGCACAGGAGGAGCTTCCTCAAGAACGATGACCTCATCATTACTGCTGATTTCAATG ATCTGACCCACCTGATCAAGACTGAAGTACCTGTCAAACCGGCCACAACaagtgatgacatcacagatgaGAAGCCAATCAACGAAGTGGAGATGAAGCCCGCAGCTCCAAAGCGCAGAGAAGCTCGTGCAGCTGCCAACCCCTGTCTTCCAAACCCTTGTTTTAATCGAGGCGTGTGTTTGGAGAGCGAAGGCAAAGCCacatgcag GTGTGCATCAAGCCAGACCACCTACTTCACTGGGAAGAGGTGCGAGGACGTGAACATACACAGAGGCATTCTGGGAGCTCTGATTGGTGGCGCAGCAGGGACCGTGGTTCTGACACTTGCCATTTTCACCATCATCAGGAAGgctcagtga
- the LOC121955908 gene encoding adhesion G protein-coupled receptor F5-like, whose amino-acid sequence MAGASETFPLKEDVFPDFVNAASNMLNKSWSGFNDSTKQDMSSKYLQSVEGLVKNIKVNKSSGINTSNLELKFCSSSDCIVSVFGIDVNLNKSNGIMKTVAVKNLMDKLGNKIANTEPTSLLLSATLENNNDTSIAITLTFPNDRKNITEPFCVFWHINKKSWSKHGCSVKSSDANHTVCECNHLTSFSVLMAKRDVSTKALDMITNVGLGVSICSLLIFLIIELLVWSAVVKTNLSHFRHTAIVNIAVFLLLADCSFLASSNPETIGDTWCLVLTICKHLFFLAMFSWMLCMSVMLVHQLIFVFSPLRKRVFMFFSSIVGYICPILIVGSSYMYSNYTNKPYHNSTTCWLVYERLLEGSIHAFFLPIGTVILTNIFSMVVVILTLMKSSAPEGSNTSDKETVKSILKVVVFLTPVFGVTWIIGFAQLLMDETSPMYDIVLYSFTILNSFQGFFILLTGCLAEQKVGFSSC is encoded by the exons ATGGCCGGTGCATCGGAAACATTTCCTTTGAAAGAGGATGTTTTTCCT gatTTTGTCAATGCAGCAAGCAATATGTTGAACAAGTCCTGGAGTGGGTTCAATGACTCTACTAAGCAGGACATGTCATCAAAATACCTGCAGTCTGTGGAGGGTCTGGTGAAGAATATCAAGGTCAACAAGAGCAGTGGAATCAACACTTCAAACTTAGAACTAAAATTTTGCTCAAGTAGTGACTgtattgtgtctgtgtttggcATTGATGTGAATCTAAACAAGAGCAACGGAATCATGAAAACTGTTGCTGTGAAAAATCTAATGGATAAATTAGGAAACAAGATTGCCAATACAGAGCCGACCAGCCTTTTATTGTCAGCCACATTGGAGAACAACAATGATACATCTATAGCAATTACACTGACATTCCCCAACGACCGAAAGAATATCACCGAGCCTTTCTGCGTCTTCTGgcacatcaacaaaaaaagctgGTCAAAGCACGGATGCTCTGTAAAATCTAGCGACGCTAACCACACGGTCTGCGAATGCAACCACCTGACTTCATTTTCTGTCCTCATGGCTAAGAGAGATGTGTCCACTAAGGCCCTTGATATGATTACCAATGTGGGCTTGGGTGTGTCCATCTGCTCCTTGTTGATCTTCCTCATTATTGAGTTGCTGGTGTGGTCAGCCGTGGTCAAGACCAACCTCTCACATTTCCGTCACACAGCCATAGTgaacattgctgtgtttctcttGCTTGCTGACTGCAGTTTCCTGGCGTCCAGCAATCCTGAAACCATTGGTGACACTTGGTGTCTAGTTTTGACAATTTGCAAACACCTGTTTTTCTTGGCCATGTTCAGCTGGATGCTGTGCATGAGTGTCATGCTTGTCCACCAGCTCATATTTGTCTTCAGCCCGCTCCGCAAAAGAGTCTTCATGTTCTTTTCCAGCATTGTAGGCTATATTTGCCCAATCTTAATTGTAGGATCCAGCTATATGTATAGCAACTACACCAACAAGCCTTACCATAATAGCACAACATGCTGGCTGGTTTATGAAAGGCTCTTGGAGGGTTCAATACATGCTTTCTTCCTCCCTATTGGCACcgttattttaacaaatatctTTTCCATGGTGGTCGTCATTCTTACACTGATGAAGTCTTCGGCCCCGGAGGGCAGCAACACAAGTGACAAGGAGACAGTGAAAAGCATCCTAAAAGTGGTGGTATTTCTCACGCCTGTTTTTGGAGTAACATGGATAATTGGCTTTGCTCAGCTCCTTATGGATGAAACCAGTCCCATGTATGATATTGTTCTCTACAGTTTTACCATCCTCAATTCCTTCCAG ggttttttcattttgttgacagGGTGTCTCGCAGAGCAGAAGGTAGGCTTTTCATCTTGTTAG